A region of the Penicillium psychrofluorescens genome assembly, chromosome: 6 genome:
AGCGTTTTGGCTTCGACGGCACTTCCGAGTGCGAAGGCGACACACCCGTGTGTTGCGGAACTCCTTCACTAATAACTGACAAGCGAGGGTTCCCTTTGCTGGCAGCCCCGGGACTGGTGTCCTGAGATGCTCTGTTAGGAGGTGCAACACCACCGTTTTGAGGGTTATCCGGACGATGCGACGCCAATCCTCGTCCGCCGCTGTCTGCGAAATGATTCGAAAGAccatcagcagcagaatGAGAGCCATCCATATCCTCGTCATCAGACGATTCGTCAAGCTCTGGAGGATCGGGGATGAACAATTCCCGAAAACCGCCACCGGGCTGCACCAGTTCAGAGATAGTTTGAGCATGGATGGTGCTCTGAAACTCCTCGTTGAAGTACGTAAATCGATAGGGtgcctcgtcttcctcccGCCGCCATAACTGATACTGGGGCCGTAATCGGCCCTCGACCAACATTGGCTCACTGATCTTCTTGACACGGAGGTCACCGCCAcggtcttctttctcctcgcGGCTCCACTCCTGAAGAACTGACAGGTCCGGCCATTGTCGGtgtcttcttcgtcgacgttCCCCGGTCCCGTCCCGTTGCGTCCTCGGCCCTTCGTCCCCTAGCTCTGAGACTTCTTCATTGGGAAAGCAAACGTCTTCCTCCACAGGCAGTGCGACGGTCCGACGCCGCCGCAACTCCTGGGAAAGGCCCGGAGAACGAGGAGGGGAAGGTTCCGAATATTGTGACGGCGCGCGGCTGCCCTCGACATCGATCAGTGTATCACGTAACCGGCCGTACGAGTCCCTGCGGTTGTCCGATGAGAGGCCCAATGAAAAATCAAAGTCGAGGCCAGTCACCACGGCATCGTCGTAATTCAAATCCGCGCCTGCCTTCGGGGTCCCCGGTATGGACGGGGGGTTATTGACATCATAATCTCGTTCGGCATCCAGGGAAATATTCAAGGGGTTGTTGTCCCGAGGCGAACGATTTGACGATCCAGACTGAACGGACGGTCGTCGGGCACGTCCAGGGAATGGACTAGACCTAGAGTCTGTTCCATAGCGAGTATTAAACGTAGAGGTATGTCCAGACGATGCTCTTTGCATCAGCGGTGTCCGGTCGGTTGTCTCTTCCCCATCACTATCGCCATCCGCATTGCGTTGGTTCCGATCCCCGCCGGGGCTATTGCGATTACCAGATCGAAAGGCGTTCGATAGCAGAGTACCAGGGCGGAAAGATTGTGCGGCGCGACTATCTCGGCGCGGCCTCATCATAGGTTGGTCCCTATATACCCCCCGCGGGAGTTAGCAAatccagcagcaacagcacgCACGCGACAGCCATAGAGCTCGAGAAACTCGAAAAAACCTACCGATGGTCTAACAGCGCATCACTCTCCAAGCTCGTGGCGCTCAGATTGCTTCCAAATTTGTAGAATTGTGGATTCTCCCTCGAGGTTGGCCGATCGCTTTCCATCTGATTTCCATCGCCCGCACCGGAAGCAGTGCCAGGCCCGTCACGAGATTCTTCGTTGGCAGGAACCAGGAACGATTGCCTTCGATTGCGGCGCTTGCGCTGGCGATTtttcttgcgcttggagGCTTTGGTTGATTTTCCTGTTTCGCCAACGGTCGTGGGGGCCTCCAAGCGGGTCTCGTGTGCTGGCTTCGTTTCGGAGGCACTTGCCGGCCCTGGCCGCTGGTCCCGCCCGGCCATTGGACCAGACCCTGTTTTGTTATCGGTGGAAGGTGGAGTGCAGCTGAGCAATGGGCGTTCGGGGGGACTGGTCGGTGAGGCGTGGTGGGAGGAACGAGCTGGTGGTTGTTGGGCCGAAGCTGCGCGGGAAGTTGACGTTGGAGGATCCATGGCCGTGCAGTCGCAGTAAGAGTCAATCAGGACCTAGCCGATCTCAGCATACTCAATCGCCTGAGGAACCAGGGACCCGGGTAGTGCAGAGGGTGATGGCCTATCgctgaagctggagaagcttgCAG
Encoded here:
- a CDS encoding uncharacterized protein (ID:PFLUO_009133-T1.cds;~source:funannotate); translated protein: MAGRDQRPGPASASETKPAHETRLEAPTTVGETGKSTKASKRKKNRQRKRRNRRQSFLVPANEESRDGPGTASGAGDGNQMESDRPTSRENPQFYKFGSNLSATSLESDALLDHRDQPMMRPRRDSRAAQSFRPGTLLSNAFRSGNRNSPGGDRNQRNADGDSDGEETTDRTPLMQRASSGHTSTFNTRYGTDSRSSPFPGRARRPSVQSGSSNRSPRDNNPLNISLDAERDYDVNNPPSIPGTPKAGADLNYDDAVVTGLDFDFSLGLSSDNRRDSYGRLRDTLIDVEGSRAPSQYSEPSPPRSPGLSQELRRRRTVALPVEEDVCFPNEEVSELGDEGPRTQRDGTGERRRRRHRQWPDLSVLQEWSREEKEDRGGDLRVKKISEPMLVEGRLRPQYQLWRREEDEAPYRFTYFNEEFQSTIHAQTISELVQPGGGFRELFIPDPPELDESSDDEDMDGSHSAADGLSNHFADSGGRGLASHRPDNPQNGGVAPPNRASQDTSPGAASKGNPRLSVISEGVPQHTGVSPSHSEVPSKPKRYGPRPTFWLDVLSPTDAEMRVIAKAFGIHALTAEDIMMQEAREKVELFRSYYFVNYRTFEQDTNSENYLEPVNMYVVVFREGVLSFHFSQTPHPANVRRRIRQLMDYLILSSDWISYALIDDITDVFGPLIQAIEDEVDEIDDSIMQMHPSTKEASSNQMVPPMEPGEMLRRYGECRKKVMGLYRLLSNKADVVKGFAKRCNEQWEVAPKSEIGLYLGDIQDHIMTMTSNLAHYETILSRAHSNYLAQINILMNERQEKTADVLGKLTVLGTIVLPMNIICGMWGMNVKVPGQEIDNLNWFWCIVAGLVVFAFVSFLVAKRVYKIV